A stretch of Myxococcus hansupus DNA encodes these proteins:
- a CDS encoding GNAT family N-acetyltransferase, translating into MTPPLVLLGSGYTLTRFAVAEARAGRDVLAATRDAARRAELEHAGARVTSVEDALLQTAGAHVVISVPPDAGLDARIAAALAERMPERLIYLSSTGVYGRARGHVDEDTPVELSTPSSRERVEAESRYLQLGARVMRIAGIYGPGRSMHTRLLSGALRIPEGGGGRISRIHVDDLVDAIRVVLARGEAGAVFCVADDRPAPTEEPVAWLSARLGVPMPPRVPLDSLNETVRGDRAISNARLRSLGWAPRYPDFIAGYTALLEAEGRPSVPSALSVRRLQPEDVDAFRALRLRGLLDSPEAFGASHAEDAALPLDAMRGWLEAGPSQVVLGAFEGPQLVGTLGLKREVRAKLAHKAVVWGMFVPQEFRSRGVGRRLLSALVEEGRKMEGLECVLLVVSVGNAAAHALYRSVGFRTYGVEPHALKVGDTFVDGELMILTL; encoded by the coding sequence ATGACGCCTCCTCTCGTCCTTCTGGGGTCCGGATACACGCTCACGCGGTTCGCGGTGGCCGAGGCCCGCGCGGGCCGTGACGTGCTGGCGGCCACCCGAGACGCCGCCCGCCGCGCCGAGCTGGAACACGCGGGGGCCCGCGTCACCTCCGTGGAAGACGCGCTGCTGCAAACGGCCGGTGCGCACGTCGTCATCTCCGTGCCACCCGACGCCGGCCTGGACGCCCGCATCGCCGCGGCGTTGGCCGAGCGCATGCCGGAGCGGCTCATCTACCTCTCGTCCACGGGCGTGTATGGCCGCGCGCGGGGCCACGTGGACGAGGACACGCCGGTGGAGCTGTCCACCCCGTCATCGCGCGAACGCGTCGAGGCGGAGTCGCGCTATCTGCAACTGGGCGCTCGGGTGATGCGCATCGCCGGCATCTACGGGCCGGGGCGCAGCATGCACACGCGACTGTTGTCGGGCGCGCTTCGGATTCCCGAGGGCGGCGGTGGCCGCATCTCCCGCATCCACGTGGATGACCTGGTGGACGCCATCCGCGTGGTGCTGGCGCGGGGAGAAGCGGGCGCCGTCTTCTGCGTCGCGGATGACCGGCCCGCGCCCACGGAGGAGCCCGTGGCCTGGCTCAGTGCGCGGCTGGGCGTCCCGATGCCTCCCCGCGTGCCCTTGGACAGCCTCAACGAGACGGTGCGCGGCGACCGCGCCATCTCCAATGCCCGGCTGCGCTCGCTGGGGTGGGCACCGCGCTACCCGGACTTCATCGCGGGCTACACGGCGCTGCTGGAGGCCGAGGGCCGCCCCTCGGTGCCCTCGGCCCTCTCCGTGCGCCGGCTTCAGCCGGAGGACGTGGACGCGTTCCGGGCGCTGCGGCTGCGCGGGCTCCTGGACAGTCCGGAGGCCTTCGGCGCCTCGCACGCCGAGGATGCGGCGCTGCCGCTGGACGCCATGCGCGGCTGGCTGGAGGCCGGTCCCTCCCAGGTCGTCCTGGGCGCCTTCGAGGGGCCCCAGTTGGTGGGCACGCTGGGGCTGAAGCGGGAGGTCCGGGCCAAGCTGGCCCACAAGGCGGTGGTGTGGGGCATGTTCGTGCCGCAGGAGTTCCGCTCGCGGGGGGTGGGCCGGCGCCTGCTCTCCGCGCTCGTCGAGGAGGGGCGGAAGATGGAGGGGCTCGAGTGCGTGCTGCTCGTCGTCTCCGTGGGGAACGCCGCGGCCCACGCGCTGTACCGCTCGGTGGGGTTCCGGACCTACGGCGTGGAGCCTCACGCGCTGAAGGTGGGGGACACCTTCGTCGACGGGGAGCTGATGATTCTCACCCTGTGA
- a CDS encoding sigma-54-dependent transcriptional regulator, giving the protein MDRIAVLVVDDEESVRTFLSELLGSAGYQVRCAANGNQALEMLSGGSFDAVLLDVVMPEMSGLEVLRRYQSMGGGAPVIVLSALSGADDAVRAMKMGASDYLSKPFGNDELQDALARALGTRAPERQAVAPVLPPPRSVAPVVDTTQEQRVLISTSPSMRRARALVERIADTDVPVLLLGESGTGKEVIAREIHARSQRRNRPFIKVNCAALPGELLESELFGHERGAFTGATAEKPGKFELADQGTIFLDEIGEMAIRLQAKLLQVLQDEEFFRVGGKKSVRVDSRVVVATNRDLEKEIALGNFREDLFYRLNVVAIRLPPLRERREDVVPLTDHFLKKYGRGYVNGVSELPTEVLHAFADYDWPGNVRELENMVRRLCVLKDPTLVLDELRAAVRAPASAPSLPTSYAGDDGGPFGRAHDEGFRTPPPSVQVLEMPSRGAAFGLASVAPLAPPVHGPMVMESANAVVAAPRYVNPFDVPQPPPPPAPTGELSLKDIGKRAAMLAEREAILAMLQRTAWNKRRAATKLRISYKALLYKIKECGIIDPRASAEL; this is encoded by the coding sequence ATGGACCGGATCGCGGTGCTGGTGGTGGATGACGAAGAGTCGGTGCGCACGTTTCTGTCCGAGCTGCTCGGCAGTGCGGGGTACCAGGTGCGCTGTGCGGCCAATGGCAACCAGGCGCTGGAGATGCTGTCAGGTGGCTCCTTCGACGCGGTGCTGCTCGACGTGGTGATGCCCGAGATGAGCGGCCTGGAGGTCCTGCGCCGCTATCAATCCATGGGCGGTGGCGCGCCGGTCATCGTGCTGAGCGCGCTGTCCGGCGCGGACGATGCCGTCCGGGCCATGAAGATGGGGGCCAGCGACTACCTGTCGAAGCCGTTCGGCAATGACGAACTCCAGGACGCGCTCGCTCGCGCCCTGGGGACGCGTGCCCCGGAGCGTCAGGCCGTGGCGCCCGTGTTGCCGCCTCCTCGCAGCGTGGCGCCGGTGGTGGACACGACGCAGGAGCAGCGCGTGCTCATCTCCACCTCGCCGTCCATGCGCCGCGCGCGGGCGCTGGTGGAGCGGATCGCCGACACCGACGTGCCGGTGCTCCTGCTGGGTGAGTCCGGTACGGGCAAGGAGGTCATCGCCCGGGAAATCCACGCGCGCAGCCAGCGGCGCAACCGCCCGTTCATCAAGGTGAACTGCGCGGCGCTGCCGGGCGAGCTGCTGGAGAGCGAGCTGTTCGGCCACGAGCGCGGCGCCTTCACCGGCGCCACGGCGGAGAAGCCGGGCAAGTTCGAGCTGGCCGACCAGGGCACCATCTTCCTGGACGAGATTGGCGAGATGGCCATCCGGCTCCAGGCCAAGCTGCTCCAGGTGCTCCAGGACGAGGAGTTCTTCCGCGTCGGTGGCAAGAAGAGCGTGCGCGTGGACAGCCGCGTCGTCGTGGCCACCAACCGCGACCTGGAGAAGGAAATCGCGCTGGGCAACTTCCGCGAGGACCTCTTCTACCGCCTCAACGTCGTGGCCATCCGCCTGCCGCCGCTGCGCGAGCGCCGGGAGGACGTGGTGCCGCTGACGGACCACTTCCTCAAGAAGTACGGCCGCGGCTACGTGAACGGCGTGTCGGAGCTCCCCACGGAAGTGCTGCACGCCTTCGCGGACTACGACTGGCCCGGCAACGTGCGCGAGCTGGAGAACATGGTCCGCCGCCTGTGCGTGCTGAAGGACCCCACGCTGGTGCTCGACGAGCTTCGCGCGGCGGTCCGTGCGCCGGCGAGCGCGCCGTCCCTGCCCACGTCCTACGCGGGGGATGACGGTGGCCCGTTCGGCCGCGCGCACGACGAGGGCTTCCGCACGCCGCCGCCCTCCGTGCAGGTGCTGGAGATGCCGTCGCGAGGCGCCGCCTTCGGTCTGGCCTCCGTCGCGCCGCTGGCGCCGCCCGTGCACGGGCCCATGGTGATGGAGTCCGCCAACGCGGTGGTGGCCGCGCCGCGCTACGTCAACCCGTTCGACGTGCCGCAGCCGCCGCCGCCTCCCGCGCCGACGGGGGAGCTGTCCCTGAAGGACATCGGGAAGCGGGCGGCGATGCTGGCCGAGCGCGAGGCGATACTGGCCATGCTCCAGCGCACCGCGTGGAACAAGCGGCGCGCGGCCACCAAGCTGCGCATCAGCTACAAGGCGCTGCTCTACAAAATCAAGGAGTGCGGCATCATCGACCCGCGCGCGAGCGCGGAGTTGTAG
- a CDS encoding GGDEF domain-containing protein, with amino-acid sequence MGKAGQPPTVLVVEPRAMDLERTRLLLSEAGFRVVPVTRFDAAVPLFEVIRPSAVLLAAQAPDFAAVQVARRLRQLSHGAVPLLYLVDDQDAEARRYCLERGQCVDLVPRSGSGSELATKLHAQLQLKDAVLRAAAGEEAGTAQALHDPVTGLYNRPFLLELISLEARRAERYGGGFSVMAAEVGGWAAFRKEFGRGMAERLLVYSAVVLGQTVREADAVARVGDCQFALMLPGTPAESVQEVVSRVATRFETARFQVEGKVVRTSLELGTVSFPDSVGTPMQLLRAAQQDMRRAREFRRMVGNTARLSV; translated from the coding sequence GTGGGTAAGGCAGGACAGCCGCCCACCGTGCTCGTCGTCGAGCCACGAGCAATGGACCTGGAGCGGACCCGGCTGCTCCTGTCGGAGGCGGGCTTCCGGGTGGTGCCGGTGACGCGTTTCGACGCGGCGGTGCCACTCTTCGAGGTCATCCGTCCGTCGGCGGTGTTGCTGGCCGCCCAGGCGCCGGACTTCGCGGCCGTGCAGGTGGCGCGTCGGTTGCGGCAGCTCAGCCATGGCGCGGTGCCCTTGCTCTACCTGGTGGACGACCAGGACGCGGAGGCCCGGCGCTACTGCCTGGAGCGTGGGCAGTGCGTGGACCTGGTGCCTCGCTCGGGGAGCGGTTCGGAGCTGGCGACGAAGCTCCATGCGCAGTTGCAGTTGAAGGACGCGGTGCTGCGCGCGGCGGCGGGAGAAGAGGCGGGGACGGCGCAGGCGCTTCATGACCCGGTGACGGGACTCTACAACCGGCCCTTCTTGCTGGAGCTCATCAGCCTGGAGGCCCGGCGGGCCGAGCGCTACGGCGGCGGCTTCTCCGTGATGGCGGCGGAGGTGGGCGGTTGGGCGGCGTTCCGGAAGGAGTTCGGGCGCGGCATGGCGGAGCGTCTGCTGGTGTACAGCGCGGTGGTGTTGGGGCAGACGGTGCGGGAGGCGGATGCGGTCGCTCGCGTGGGCGACTGTCAATTCGCGCTGATGCTGCCGGGAACGCCCGCGGAGTCGGTGCAGGAGGTGGTATCCCGCGTGGCGACGCGCTTCGAAACGGCGCGCTTCCAGGTCGAGGGCAAGGTGGTGCGGACATCCTTGGAGCTGGGGACGGTGAGCTTCCCTGACTCCGTGGGGACGCCCATGCAGTTGTTGCGCGCGGCGCAGCAGGACATGCGACGCGCACGAGAGTTTCGCCGAATGGTCGGGAACACGGCCCGGCTGTCGGTGTGA
- a CDS encoding glutaredoxin family protein — translation MRVDIYSKPNCSLCDKAAAVVESVRARIPFDLRIISILEDAEAFTRWRYDIPVVVIEGVPAFMHRVDPAEFEARLHEVKGGTTIAKTPAQDG, via the coding sequence ATGCGCGTCGATATCTACTCGAAACCCAACTGCTCTCTCTGCGACAAGGCAGCCGCCGTCGTGGAGTCCGTCCGTGCCCGCATCCCCTTCGACCTGAGGATCATCTCCATCCTCGAGGACGCGGAGGCCTTCACCCGCTGGCGTTACGACATCCCCGTGGTCGTCATCGAGGGCGTGCCGGCCTTCATGCACCGCGTCGACCCCGCGGAGTTCGAAGCGCGTCTGCATGAGGTCAAAGGTGGCACAACCATTGCTAAAACACCTGCCCAAGATGGGTAG
- a CDS encoding DUF4388 domain-containing protein produces MRGLSGDFSTMPLKDLVVYLGNRRATGSLKVERGDVRKQLELREGHVVSASSNQPREFFGQFLINMGHLTEDQLEKAFSTQAATRIFLGKILVMTGLVPEATVRGTLSHKFREMILDAFHWEEGQFVFEAADTAPEVAGLEVSVDLLDIHREGEFRETAWQAIRAVFPSGAVRLAVDERKLPERKPGSMDERIVSLIKEGLTIDGIALALHATDFFLYQRLYALYRLDAVKISDEPTVDETSIVVEDEEDTGVIGSETSSDEVLQAAQLFLDAGNIRDGEALARRAHEMAPSPRTVEFVKAAQEKLLVFLRKELAEPAKVPTLQVAPAHLKTLQLSAPERYLLSRIDGRRDVAAIVHVSPLQELDALKYFAGFVDAGLVTLTPR; encoded by the coding sequence ATGCGTGGCTTGTCTGGCGACTTTTCGACGATGCCTCTCAAGGACCTCGTCGTCTATCTGGGGAACCGGCGAGCGACGGGGTCGCTGAAGGTGGAGCGTGGCGACGTCCGTAAGCAACTCGAACTGCGCGAGGGCCATGTGGTCAGCGCCAGTTCCAATCAGCCGCGAGAGTTCTTCGGTCAGTTCCTCATCAATATGGGGCACCTGACGGAGGACCAACTCGAGAAGGCGTTCTCCACCCAGGCGGCGACGCGCATCTTCCTGGGGAAGATTCTGGTGATGACGGGCCTGGTGCCCGAGGCCACCGTCCGGGGCACGCTCAGCCACAAGTTCCGGGAGATGATTCTGGACGCCTTCCACTGGGAGGAGGGCCAGTTCGTCTTCGAGGCCGCGGACACGGCGCCGGAGGTCGCGGGGCTGGAGGTCAGCGTGGACCTGCTGGACATCCACCGCGAGGGCGAGTTCCGCGAGACGGCCTGGCAGGCCATCCGCGCCGTCTTCCCGTCCGGCGCGGTCCGGCTAGCGGTGGACGAGCGCAAGCTGCCCGAGCGGAAGCCCGGGAGCATGGACGAGCGCATCGTCTCGCTCATCAAGGAAGGCCTCACCATCGACGGCATCGCGCTGGCGCTGCACGCGACGGACTTCTTCCTCTATCAGCGCCTGTACGCGCTCTACCGCCTGGACGCGGTGAAGATTTCGGACGAGCCGACGGTCGACGAGACCTCCATCGTCGTGGAGGACGAGGAGGACACCGGCGTCATCGGCTCCGAGACGTCATCCGACGAGGTGCTCCAGGCCGCGCAGTTGTTCCTCGACGCGGGGAACATCCGGGACGGCGAGGCGCTGGCCCGGCGCGCGCACGAGATGGCGCCCTCCCCGCGCACCGTGGAGTTCGTCAAGGCGGCTCAGGAGAAGCTGCTGGTGTTCTTGCGCAAGGAGCTGGCGGAGCCGGCGAAGGTCCCCACGCTCCAGGTGGCGCCGGCGCATCTGAAGACGCTGCAGCTCTCCGCCCCGGAGCGCTACCTGCTGTCGCGCATCGACGGGCGGCGCGACGTGGCCGCCATCGTCCACGTGTCCCCGCTCCAGGAGTTGGACGCGCTGAAGTACTTCGCCGGCTTCGTCGACGCGGGGCTGGTGACGCTGACGCCGCGCTGA